The Oxobacter pfennigii genome has a segment encoding these proteins:
- a CDS encoding methylenetetrahydrofolate reductase, which produces MKLTELFQRGEFVVTCEVGPPKGFHIEHLLHEVETYLKDRVTAVNVTDNQSSVMRLGSLATCKALKDKGLTPIFQLTCRDRNRIALQSDILSAAMLGIENLLLLTGDHTRMGDNPQAKPVFDLDSVSLIHMVKKLEQGEDLAGNALEGEPPKFAKGAVVSACSDSVDVQLAKMERKVKAGAEYFQTQAVYEPEKFIKFMEKAKQFGVPVMLGIVIPKNAGMAKYMNDNVAGINVPQEMIEELKKDKEKTKAGITGVEISARLIKECKQYCQGVHIMALGWESKVPDILAQAGI; this is translated from the coding sequence ATGAAACTTACTGAGCTATTTCAACGTGGGGAGTTTGTAGTTACTTGCGAAGTGGGTCCCCCAAAAGGGTTTCATATTGAACATTTGCTGCACGAGGTGGAGACCTATTTAAAAGATAGGGTGACGGCGGTTAACGTGACTGACAACCAGTCATCTGTTATGCGCCTTGGTTCTTTGGCAACATGCAAGGCTTTAAAAGATAAAGGTTTAACCCCGATATTTCAATTAACCTGCCGGGACCGAAACCGTATTGCGCTGCAGTCAGATATTTTAAGCGCAGCAATGCTTGGTATTGAGAATTTATTGCTGCTGACCGGCGACCATACCAGGATGGGTGACAATCCGCAGGCAAAACCTGTTTTTGATTTGGATTCTGTGTCGTTAATTCACATGGTTAAAAAACTGGAACAGGGCGAAGACCTCGCCGGAAACGCCCTTGAAGGAGAACCTCCCAAATTTGCCAAAGGAGCTGTTGTCTCAGCCTGCAGTGATTCTGTTGACGTTCAGCTGGCAAAAATGGAACGGAAAGTTAAAGCCGGAGCGGAATATTTTCAGACTCAGGCAGTTTATGAACCTGAAAAATTCATTAAGTTTATGGAAAAAGCCAAACAATTCGGCGTGCCGGTCATGCTTGGAATTGTAATTCCGAAAAATGCAGGAATGGCGAAGTACATGAACGATAATGTCGCTGGTATCAATGTTCCGCAAGAAATGATTGAAGAATTGAAGAAAGATAAGGAAAAAACCAAGGCCGGCATTACTGGTGTTGAAATTTCTGCGCGTTTAATTAAAGAATGCAAGCAGTACTGTCAGGGCGTACATATCATGGCCTTAGGCTGGGAGTCAAAGGTGCCGGATATTCTAGCCCAAGCCGGAATATAA
- a CDS encoding methylenetetrahydrofolate reductase C-terminal domain-containing protein, with protein MLITQLKSKDTIDTLIKGKTVIINCHGCKEVCFPEHEAAELQKELSATGNIMEVITRDYICNPDNLRLQLQKYMAKINASDIVMVFSCGVGVQTVAEYLEDKKVYSGCDTYPLPGFQGVTPLEFACGQCGECYLNYTGGICPITACSKSLINGQCGGSKNGKCEVDKDMDCGWERIYRKLEKMDRLDTLNYPAKVRKFWNPDADPPKVD; from the coding sequence ATGTTAATTACCCAACTTAAATCAAAAGATACCATTGACACGCTTATAAAAGGGAAAACCGTTATCATAAATTGTCATGGATGCAAAGAAGTCTGTTTCCCTGAACATGAAGCCGCAGAATTGCAAAAGGAGCTGTCAGCTACTGGGAACATAATGGAAGTTATAACAAGAGATTATATATGCAATCCCGACAATTTACGTTTACAGCTTCAAAAGTACATGGCTAAAATCAACGCCTCCGACATAGTGATGGTATTTTCCTGCGGTGTCGGAGTACAAACTGTCGCAGAATATTTAGAGGATAAAAAAGTGTATTCAGGTTGCGATACCTATCCGTTACCCGGCTTCCAGGGAGTTACTCCATTGGAATTCGCCTGCGGACAGTGCGGGGAATGTTACCTGAATTACACAGGCGGAATCTGCCCAATTACCGCATGCTCGAAAAGTTTAATCAACGGGCAGTGCGGCGGCTCGAAAAACGGCAAATGCGAAGTCGACAAAGATATGGATTGCGGGTGGGAACGAATTTACAGGAAGCTTGAAAAGATGGATCGGTTGGATACGTTAAACTATCCGGCGAAAGTACGTAAATTTTGGAATCCTGACGCAGATCCACCGAAAGTAGACTGA
- a CDS encoding PucR family transcriptional regulator has translation MYVVKIDDELTKEEHYELSEKLNELLEATYSQRGLKQIVATGFEILKNPFFICDLYFNILDYTDCEIDEERLKWKGITQNVMDYNSLMRLKEEGAFIQVYSQNEPVVHNYAFNKMRSIAMRLEIKGKVAGHIVIYEYFKSFTKVDYQFIKYMAGAISNELMKDSSYSHAVTDVFDSYLMSLLNESLPADSSYKDGKMLYYDLKFKRNLCVLVMQTDTSTSKSFSLYYLKERLSELIYNSKMVVYNNRIIVFIENDNQEMLTKNTYIKLRKFIESNYIYSGMSNVFHDITIMKKHYYQSLAAIRFGQKYEHKYKIYEYKEYYLYDMFYVIEEHDELLHYCDPKLLELIEYDEKNGTNYAESLYTYISSGMDIAQSAVILNIHRNSLSYRIKRIEEIMSLDLKEAKLGFNLYLSFQMLAYCEKYPFKVKEYVNFDLKRKEQLGR, from the coding sequence ATGTATGTAGTTAAAATTGATGATGAGCTTACCAAAGAAGAGCATTATGAACTTTCTGAAAAGCTGAATGAGCTTTTGGAGGCTACGTATTCTCAAAGAGGACTGAAACAAATTGTTGCAACAGGGTTTGAAATACTTAAAAATCCATTTTTTATATGCGACCTCTATTTTAATATACTTGATTACACCGACTGTGAAATTGATGAAGAAAGATTAAAATGGAAAGGTATCACTCAAAATGTAATGGATTATAATAGCTTAATGCGTTTGAAAGAAGAGGGTGCTTTCATTCAGGTTTACAGTCAAAATGAACCTGTTGTACACAATTATGCTTTTAATAAGATGCGTTCGATAGCTATGCGGTTGGAGATTAAAGGAAAAGTTGCAGGCCATATCGTCATATATGAATATTTTAAATCTTTTACAAAAGTTGATTATCAGTTTATAAAATATATGGCAGGTGCTATTTCCAATGAGTTGATGAAGGACAGCTCTTACAGTCATGCGGTGACCGACGTTTTTGATTCTTATTTAATGTCATTGCTTAATGAGAGCCTTCCAGCGGATTCATCATATAAAGACGGTAAAATGCTGTATTATGATTTGAAATTTAAGAGGAACCTTTGTGTTTTAGTCATGCAAACAGACACATCAACCTCAAAAAGCTTTTCACTATATTATCTGAAGGAAAGACTTTCTGAGCTTATTTATAATTCAAAGATGGTAGTATATAATAACCGCATTATTGTTTTCATCGAAAATGATAATCAAGAAATGTTAACTAAAAATACTTACATAAAACTAAGGAAATTCATTGAAAGCAATTACATCTATTCCGGAATGAGTAACGTTTTTCATGATATAACAATCATGAAAAAACATTATTATCAATCTTTAGCTGCTATCAGATTCGGACAAAAGTATGAGCATAAGTACAAAATTTACGAATATAAAGAATACTATCTGTACGATATGTTCTATGTAATTGAAGAACATGATGAGCTTTTACATTACTGTGACCCTAAACTTCTTGAATTGATTGAATATGATGAAAAAAATGGAACAAATTATGCTGAAAGTCTTTATACTTATATAAGTTCAGGAATGGACATAGCACAATCTGCAGTTATTTTGAATATTCATAGGAACTCTTTAAGCTATAGAATAAAAAGGATTGAAGAAATTATGTCATTGGATCTAAAAGAAGCTAAATTAGGGTTTAATTTATATTTGTCTTTTCAAATGCTTGCATATTGTGAAAAATATCCTTTTAAAGTGAAGGAATATGTTAACTTCGATCTTAAAAGAAAGGAACAACTGGGCAGATAA
- a CDS encoding cobalamin B12-binding domain-containing protein, protein MVDLKVLTAAVGELDEEKVLEMLNDFVATKPTEEEAQKVVAACQSGMAIVGDLYEKGEYFVGDLIFAGELLTNAINTLKPVLGNSGSAGVGTIVLGTVAGDLHDIGKNIFKSMSEAAGFNVIDLGIDQPASAFVEKVKEVKPVVVGMSGVLTLALEAMKDTVDALKEAGLRDSVKVIIGGNPVTKEACDQIGADAFTTNAAEGVKICQGWVK, encoded by the coding sequence ATGGTAGATTTAAAAGTATTAACAGCGGCAGTAGGAGAACTGGATGAAGAAAAGGTTCTTGAAATGCTCAATGATTTTGTAGCCACAAAACCTACGGAAGAAGAAGCGCAAAAGGTTGTTGCCGCCTGCCAGAGCGGTATGGCAATAGTAGGAGACCTCTATGAAAAAGGTGAGTACTTTGTCGGAGACCTGATTTTTGCAGGAGAATTATTAACCAATGCAATTAATACCTTAAAGCCTGTTTTAGGAAATTCAGGCAGCGCGGGAGTAGGCACAATAGTACTTGGAACTGTCGCCGGCGACCTGCATGATATAGGGAAGAATATATTTAAGAGTATGTCAGAAGCTGCAGGTTTCAATGTAATAGATTTAGGAATAGACCAGCCAGCCAGCGCATTTGTTGAAAAAGTAAAGGAAGTAAAACCTGTTGTTGTAGGGATGAGCGGTGTATTGACTTTAGCTCTTGAAGCTATGAAGGATACAGTTGATGCACTAAAAGAAGCAGGTTTAAGGGACAGTGTAAAAGTAATTATAGGAGGAAACCCTGTTACAAAAGAAGCCTGTGACCAGATAGGCGCGGATGCCTTTACAACTAACGCTGCAGAAGGCGTAAAGATATGCCAGGGTTGGGTTAAATAG